In Cytobacillus oceanisediminis, the following proteins share a genomic window:
- a CDS encoding FMN-binding glutamate synthase family protein: MTNILLIATLAIISILFIFLILMLIGWRWIMKRVVKQAGKIIMTDSYQENLIELIPGFKHMGIQNALENNLRAETGDVLHRPFGSSKKWPHFDEITFIPAQTSPFATDGDEDVDVKVTIGPKAKKPMKIKIPLMISGMAYGIALSEQVKIALASAAKNTGTAVNSGEGGILPEELESAGKYILQFSKTEWGKEEKTIQRADMIEIKLGQGAVMGMGGNISPENLTGRAREVMGLKENETAHIMEHFFDKQTLKDLKELVDELRKMTGGVPIGAKIGAGGKIEEDIDHLIEMGVDFIAVDGGQGASVGAPPLLADDFGIPTLHALIRASNHLEKRKKKGEISLIVSGGLFTPGHFLKVLALGADAVYLGSVMLFTVSHKHTLNALPFEPPTQAVWNQGKFKDTFSIEDGTKSAEKFLTASTEEIKMALRAMGKKSIKELSKKDLVSYDELTAKMIGIPFSFEPWEDKLKKTE, from the coding sequence ATGACAAATATATTATTGATTGCAACTCTGGCTATAATTTCTATATTATTTATCTTTTTAATTTTAATGCTGATAGGCTGGCGCTGGATCATGAAGCGGGTAGTTAAGCAGGCAGGGAAAATAATTATGACAGACAGCTACCAGGAAAATCTCATTGAGCTGATTCCCGGCTTCAAGCATATGGGCATTCAAAATGCACTTGAAAACAACCTGCGTGCCGAAACGGGTGATGTCCTGCACCGCCCATTTGGTTCATCGAAAAAATGGCCGCATTTCGATGAGATTACCTTTATCCCTGCACAGACATCTCCCTTTGCTACAGACGGAGATGAAGACGTTGATGTGAAAGTGACAATCGGGCCAAAAGCGAAAAAACCGATGAAAATCAAAATCCCCCTGATGATTAGCGGAATGGCCTATGGAATCGCATTGAGTGAGCAAGTGAAAATTGCACTGGCATCAGCTGCTAAGAATACAGGAACTGCCGTCAATTCCGGTGAAGGAGGAATCCTCCCTGAAGAGCTTGAAAGTGCAGGGAAGTATATCCTTCAGTTCTCCAAAACCGAGTGGGGAAAGGAAGAAAAAACCATCCAACGTGCAGACATGATTGAAATTAAGCTGGGGCAGGGAGCTGTAATGGGGATGGGAGGAAACATATCTCCTGAAAATTTAACCGGCCGTGCAAGGGAAGTAATGGGGTTAAAGGAAAATGAAACTGCCCATATAATGGAGCACTTTTTTGATAAACAGACATTGAAGGATTTAAAGGAACTGGTAGATGAACTCCGCAAAATGACTGGAGGTGTTCCAATTGGTGCAAAAATAGGGGCAGGAGGAAAAATAGAAGAAGACATTGACCATTTAATCGAAATGGGCGTTGATTTTATAGCAGTTGATGGGGGACAGGGAGCATCTGTCGGTGCGCCGCCCTTACTGGCAGATGATTTTGGAATACCAACCCTGCATGCCCTCATCCGTGCCTCCAATCACCTTGAAAAACGAAAAAAGAAGGGGGAAATCAGCTTAATTGTATCAGGCGGCCTTTTTACACCAGGCCACTTCTTAAAAGTTCTTGCTCTTGGAGCGGATGCAGTCTATCTTGGATCCGTCATGCTGTTTACCGTTTCCCATAAGCATACCTTGAATGCTCTTCCTTTTGAACCGCCAACACAGGCTGTCTGGAACCAAGGTAAATTCAAGGATACTTTTAGTATTGAAGATGGGACAAAATCTGCAGAAAAGTTCCTAACCGCGAGCACGGAGGAAATCAAAATGGCTTTGCGTGCAATGGGGAAAAAGTCAATAAAAGAATTATCCAAGAAAGACCTTGTGTCCTATGATGAGCTGACGGCGAAAATGATCGGGATTCCATTTTCATTTGAACCATGGGAGGACAAATTAAAGAAAACAGAATAA
- a CDS encoding spore germination protein has protein sequence MKKELKKKKSVSEIEFDELEKSFSRSHDFQKVHYSNRQTGLCFSFIYFKTLTDQKMITKSLLPQLLQGDFSEIDDLKKLLPSASIQICEDLSKAEHLLLNGYVMVTVEAEKQKAAFMAAKCSYVRELTHPEVEQTVIGPKEAFVESLGNNLNLIRKRLPISELIIEEYIIGSISRTVVAVLYIEGITNADYVSMVKERIQNIDFDEITDSSYIGQLISDNKNSPFPQLLDTERPDRAAAVLAEGKIVIAIEGSPHVLITPTTFSEFFSSFEDYFLNWTIASFARILRAFSVIFSIQITSIYVATLTYHMELIPTDLLGTLVTSRQHIPLPPFYEALMLELVIELLREAGARLPTKIGQTIGIVGGIVIGTASVQAGLTSNILLIIIALAALASFTTPVYKMNNTIRFLRFPFLFFANLWGFVGVLFCSCILLTHMIRLTSLGRPFLEPFYPPRYRDLKDSFLRFPFQPLRPVYLRTQNPHRFQPPQKSKVKRDIDE, from the coding sequence ATGAAAAAAGAGTTAAAAAAGAAGAAAAGTGTATCTGAGATTGAATTTGACGAGCTGGAAAAGTCATTTTCAAGATCTCATGATTTTCAAAAAGTACATTATAGCAATAGACAAACAGGCCTCTGTTTTTCTTTTATTTATTTTAAAACACTGACTGACCAAAAAATGATCACCAAGAGTTTGCTCCCTCAGCTTCTTCAGGGTGATTTCAGCGAAATCGATGATTTGAAAAAGCTTTTGCCATCCGCAAGCATACAAATTTGTGAGGATCTTTCAAAAGCAGAGCATTTGCTTTTAAATGGCTATGTGATGGTTACAGTGGAAGCCGAAAAACAAAAAGCGGCTTTTATGGCTGCTAAATGTTCATATGTAAGGGAGCTGACGCATCCGGAAGTCGAGCAAACGGTTATTGGACCGAAGGAAGCCTTTGTTGAGTCCTTAGGCAATAATTTGAATTTAATCCGCAAACGGCTTCCCATCTCTGAACTGATCATTGAGGAATATATAATCGGAAGCATATCCCGAACAGTGGTGGCCGTTCTCTATATTGAGGGAATCACGAATGCAGATTATGTCAGCATGGTTAAAGAAAGAATCCAAAATATCGATTTTGATGAAATCACTGACAGTTCTTATATTGGACAGCTCATTTCAGATAATAAGAACTCTCCTTTCCCCCAGCTGCTGGATACAGAAAGGCCGGACAGGGCAGCCGCTGTCCTTGCTGAAGGAAAAATCGTGATCGCCATAGAGGGGTCGCCGCATGTACTGATTACCCCTACAACGTTTTCTGAATTCTTCAGTTCCTTTGAAGATTATTTTTTAAATTGGACTATCGCTTCTTTTGCAAGAATATTGCGGGCCTTTTCTGTTATTTTTTCCATACAGATCACGTCCATTTATGTTGCAACGCTTACTTATCATATGGAGCTCATCCCCACGGATTTGTTAGGAACACTGGTGACTTCAAGACAGCATATTCCTTTGCCGCCTTTCTATGAAGCGTTAATGCTTGAACTGGTAATTGAGCTTTTAAGAGAAGCTGGAGCCAGATTGCCTACAAAAATCGGCCAGACAATTGGTATCGTGGGCGGTATCGTTATCGGGACTGCGTCTGTGCAGGCTGGCCTGACAAGTAATATCCTTTTAATCATAATCGCGCTGGCTGCTCTTGCCTCATTTACAACACCTGTATATAAGATGAACAACACCATTCGCTTCCTAAGATTTCCGTTTTTATTTTTCGCTAACTTATGGGGTTTTGTAGGTGTTCTATTTTGCTCCTGCATTTTGCTGACTCATATGATCAGACTGACTTCTTTAGGAAGACCATTTCTGGAGCCATTTTATCCGCCTAGATACCGAGACCTGAAAGATTCTTTTCTCAGATTCCCGTTTCAGCCTTTAAGGCCAGTATATTTAAGAACGCAAAACCCGCATCGGTTTCAGCCGCCGCAGAAATCAAAAGTAAAGAGAGACATTGATGAATAG
- a CDS encoding glycoside hydrolase family 13 protein, protein MNKTWWKESVIYQIYPRSFNDSNGDGIGDINGITEKIPYLSELGIDVIWLSPVYESPNDDNGYDISDYRNIMDEFGTMENFDRMLNKAHEYGIKIMMDLVVNHSSDEHRWFQESRKSKDNPCRDYYIWKKTDNGEPPTNWGAAFGGSVWEYDEQTGEYYLHLFSKKQPDLNWENPVLRNEVYEMMRFWLDKGIDGFRMDVVNFISKDTSYPQGEIREGHKYGDGSKYYMNGPRIHEFLQEMNKEALSPYDTITVGEMPGVTVEEGKLYTGKDRNELNMVFHFEHVGLGDGQYGKWDPRHWKLTELKEIFSKWQKGLEEDGWNSLYWSNHDQPRAISRWGNDSEEYRVTSGKMIAACLHMMQGTPYIYQGEEIGMTNVKFNDINDYRDIETLNAYSDLTPDSLTHDEIFKGIHERGRDNARTPVQWDASPNAGFTDGTPWINVNPNYEGINAEAVLKDEDSIFHFYKKLIQLRKQNEVIVYGTFDLVMEEDEQIFAYTRTLGDDQLLVICNFSKETPDFKLPDHVRYSSKELLISNLDADENEEIENLPLKPYEARVYRLKK, encoded by the coding sequence TTGAACAAAACATGGTGGAAAGAAAGTGTCATTTATCAAATCTACCCAAGAAGCTTTAACGATTCCAATGGGGACGGAATTGGCGATATCAACGGAATCACTGAAAAAATTCCCTATTTAAGCGAACTGGGTATCGATGTCATCTGGCTATCCCCCGTTTACGAATCGCCTAATGATGATAATGGCTATGACATCTCAGATTACCGCAATATCATGGACGAGTTCGGAACTATGGAAAATTTTGACAGAATGCTGAACAAAGCCCATGAGTACGGCATCAAAATCATGATGGATCTCGTTGTCAACCACTCAAGCGATGAACACCGATGGTTCCAGGAATCACGAAAATCCAAAGATAATCCCTGCAGAGATTATTATATCTGGAAGAAAACAGACAACGGCGAACCTCCAACGAATTGGGGTGCTGCGTTTGGCGGAAGTGTATGGGAATATGATGAACAAACAGGCGAATATTACCTGCACCTTTTCAGCAAAAAGCAGCCTGACTTGAATTGGGAAAATCCTGTATTAAGAAATGAAGTGTATGAAATGATGCGCTTCTGGCTGGACAAAGGCATTGATGGATTCCGCATGGATGTCGTCAATTTCATTTCCAAAGATACCAGCTATCCACAGGGGGAGATTCGTGAAGGTCACAAATATGGGGACGGCAGCAAGTATTATATGAATGGACCAAGAATTCATGAATTCCTGCAGGAAATGAACAAAGAAGCCCTTAGCCCCTATGATACCATTACGGTTGGCGAGATGCCTGGTGTAACAGTTGAAGAAGGCAAGCTCTATACAGGCAAGGACAGAAATGAATTGAATATGGTATTCCATTTTGAACATGTAGGGCTTGGCGACGGGCAATACGGCAAATGGGATCCGCGTCATTGGAAACTAACTGAACTGAAAGAGATTTTCAGCAAGTGGCAAAAGGGTCTTGAGGAAGATGGCTGGAACAGCTTGTACTGGAGCAACCACGACCAGCCTCGTGCCATCTCCAGATGGGGGAATGACTCAGAGGAATACCGCGTTACTTCTGGTAAGATGATTGCGGCATGCCTGCATATGATGCAGGGGACGCCTTATATTTACCAGGGCGAAGAAATCGGCATGACAAACGTCAAGTTCAATGACATCAATGATTACCGTGATATCGAAACGTTAAATGCATACAGTGATCTTACACCGGATTCCTTAACACATGATGAAATCTTTAAAGGCATTCATGAGAGAGGCCGGGATAATGCGAGAACGCCTGTTCAGTGGGATGCCAGCCCGAATGCAGGCTTTACAGACGGAACCCCTTGGATCAATGTGAATCCAAATTATGAGGGGATTAACGCCGAAGCAGTTTTAAAAGATGAAGATTCCATCTTCCATTTTTATAAGAAGCTCATTCAGCTTAGAAAGCAAAATGAAGTGATTGTTTATGGCACATTCGATTTAGTCATGGAAGAAGATGAGCAGATCTTCGCCTATACAAGAACTCTTGGTGATGACCAGCTGCTTGTGATCTGCAACTTCAGTAAAGAAACTCCTGACTTTAAGCTGCCAGACCATGTCCGGTACTCCTCTAAGGAACTGCTGATTTCCAACCTGGATGCAGATGAAAATGAAGAAATTGAAAACCTGCCACTCAAGCCATATGAAGCAAGAGTGTATCGTTTGAAGAAATAG
- a CDS encoding nitric oxide synthase oxygenase: protein MKKDLLEEAAEFIKMFYSEQNKSPAELNNRLREIEHSIAEHGLYEQTFEELEFGAKAAWRNSNRCIGRLFWDQLKVLDKRNAKQEDEVFSALFEHIQFATNNGRLRPAITILSQDTSEQKIRIWNHQLIRYAGYETADGIIGDPHSIPFTKQCMKLGWEPKYGKFDVLPLVVQMNNQQPQLREIPEELILEVGIEHPEYNWFSDLGLKWYAVPMISDMKLEIGGISYKAAPFNGWYMGTEIGARNLADDFRYDMLPQIASLMGLDTRSHSSLWKDRALVELNAAVLHSFKKEGVSIVDHHTAAQQFKKFEENEKSQGRDLTGDWNWLIPPVSPAATHIFHKQYNNEVKTPNYFYQDTPYQK, encoded by the coding sequence TTGAAAAAGGACTTACTTGAAGAAGCAGCAGAATTTATAAAAATGTTTTATAGTGAACAGAATAAAAGTCCTGCTGAACTAAACAACAGACTAAGGGAAATCGAACATTCAATTGCAGAGCATGGGTTATATGAACAAACTTTTGAAGAACTGGAATTTGGTGCAAAAGCTGCCTGGCGAAATAGCAATCGCTGCATAGGAAGACTTTTTTGGGATCAGCTGAAGGTTTTGGACAAACGGAATGCGAAACAAGAGGATGAAGTATTTTCTGCTCTGTTTGAACATATTCAATTTGCCACGAACAATGGCAGGCTCCGTCCGGCCATCACCATCTTATCTCAAGACACTTCCGAGCAGAAAATCAGAATTTGGAATCATCAGCTAATCCGGTATGCTGGCTATGAGACTGCGGATGGCATTATTGGCGATCCCCATTCCATCCCTTTTACCAAGCAATGCATGAAATTGGGCTGGGAGCCCAAGTACGGCAAATTTGATGTGCTGCCATTAGTTGTACAAATGAACAATCAGCAGCCCCAATTAAGGGAAATACCTGAAGAGCTGATTCTCGAAGTAGGGATTGAGCATCCAGAATATAATTGGTTCAGTGACCTCGGTTTGAAATGGTACGCAGTCCCGATGATATCGGATATGAAACTGGAAATTGGGGGCATTTCCTACAAAGCAGCCCCTTTCAATGGCTGGTATATGGGTACTGAAATCGGTGCGCGGAACCTGGCAGACGATTTTCGTTATGATATGCTCCCGCAGATTGCCTCATTAATGGGGCTGGATACCAGGTCGCATTCTTCGCTTTGGAAGGATCGGGCACTGGTGGAATTGAATGCAGCCGTATTGCATTCCTTTAAAAAAGAAGGGGTCAGCATAGTAGACCATCATACTGCTGCACAGCAATTCAAAAAATTTGAAGAAAACGAAAAGAGCCAGGGAAGAGACCTGACCGGTGACTGGAACTGGCTGATCCCGCCCGTATCCCCTGCAGCTACACATATTTTTCATAAACAGTATAATAATGAAGTAAAAACGCCTAATTACTTCTATCAAGATACTCCTTATCAAAAATAA
- a CDS encoding protein phosphatase 2C domain-containing protein has protein sequence MTILEYSWVGSEEPYLDEIGIQHVGRMVLGRFGGARTAGQDKNEDGCLLWTSINQDWEFTVLLDAHTTAESAELVIQTVKSLKTEIIALLVLPPGEAFEQVGGLLLNKFKSQDFKAKCKKVKGETAFLCVIRQSSFLWWLSIGDCILHLFHPELAAFNEYQQNHRSFYEWVGKVNTFDLPVPCYSSGTKELRKGRNHIFLTTDGLTECPNTNFAEPKEIFNLFSMFGNEDGVRELLKLIKNKDVRDSTTIISWIIDAEDEGSKPSS, from the coding sequence ATGACTATATTAGAATATTCCTGGGTTGGCAGTGAGGAGCCGTACCTGGACGAAATAGGCATTCAGCATGTCGGAAGAATGGTATTAGGGCGTTTCGGAGGAGCTAGGACTGCTGGACAAGATAAAAATGAAGACGGCTGCCTGCTATGGACAAGTATTAACCAAGATTGGGAGTTTACTGTTTTACTGGATGCCCATACTACAGCTGAAAGCGCTGAGTTAGTTATTCAAACGGTCAAATCACTGAAAACGGAAATCATTGCTTTATTAGTGCTGCCGCCTGGGGAAGCGTTTGAACAGGTTGGCGGATTACTGCTAAATAAATTTAAAAGTCAGGATTTCAAGGCGAAATGCAAAAAGGTTAAAGGTGAAACAGCCTTCCTATGTGTGATCAGACAAAGCTCTTTTCTTTGGTGGCTATCAATCGGGGATTGTATTTTGCATTTATTCCACCCTGAACTGGCTGCATTTAACGAATATCAGCAAAACCACCGAAGTTTTTATGAGTGGGTGGGAAAAGTCAATACCTTTGATTTGCCGGTACCCTGCTATAGCTCGGGTACAAAGGAGCTCAGAAAAGGAAGAAATCATATTTTTTTAACTACAGATGGACTGACAGAATGCCCTAACACCAACTTTGCTGAGCCAAAAGAAATTTTTAATCTCTTTAGCATGTTCGGGAATGAGGATGGGGTCCGTGAGCTATTAAAGTTAATAAAAAATAAGGATGTCCGGGACAGTACGACCATCATATCCTGGATAATTGATGCAGAAGATGAAGGAAGCAAGCCCAGCAGCTGA
- a CDS encoding TetR/AcrR family transcriptional regulator — protein sequence MNDRKLHVIKKAHQLFLDKGFQATSIQDILEYSGISKGTFYNYFSSKNELLMSIFKTLHKKMEAERNKLLIGQDPSSLEVFTQQIELQMNMNRTNKLVALFEEVLVSNDPELKQFIKEGQLRMVDWIFNRFIEIFGEDKKPYLLDCAVMFLGILHHNVKYYTKFFEFSSSINPVVRYCVERIRKVVEEVSSADEYLLKPELIENRFKQTDHRNVYILCKSILTLKKSIQQEDQNDCMDLLDFIQEEMVHSKKPRKFLIDSALNTLRSCISFLDAKEFENLEILVSACFKQPQEEPV from the coding sequence ATGAATGACAGGAAACTGCATGTAATAAAAAAAGCACATCAATTATTCCTGGATAAAGGTTTTCAGGCTACCTCCATTCAGGATATTTTAGAATACAGCGGGATCTCTAAAGGAACTTTCTATAATTATTTTTCTTCAAAAAATGAGCTGCTTATGTCCATTTTTAAAACATTGCATAAAAAAATGGAAGCTGAACGCAATAAGCTCCTTATTGGCCAGGATCCAAGCAGCTTAGAAGTCTTCACACAGCAGATAGAATTACAAATGAATATGAATAGGACGAATAAATTAGTTGCCCTTTTTGAAGAAGTGCTTGTTTCAAATGACCCAGAACTCAAGCAGTTCATTAAGGAAGGCCAGCTTAGAATGGTGGATTGGATTTTCAACCGTTTTATTGAAATCTTTGGCGAGGACAAGAAACCCTATTTACTGGACTGCGCCGTGATGTTCCTTGGAATCCTCCATCATAACGTAAAATACTATACAAAATTCTTTGAGTTCTCTTCAAGCATTAATCCTGTGGTCCGTTATTGTGTAGAAAGAATAAGGAAGGTCGTTGAAGAGGTCAGTTCTGCCGATGAATACCTGCTGAAGCCTGAACTGATTGAAAACAGATTTAAGCAGACAGATCATAGAAATGTGTATATTCTTTGCAAATCCATATTAACTTTAAAAAAGTCCATACAGCAGGAAGATCAGAACGATTGCATGGATCTTCTGGACTTTATTCAGGAAGAAATGGTTCATTCGAAAAAGCCAAGAAAATTTCTCATTGATAGCGCACTGAATACTTTGCGCAGCTGCATTTCCTTTTTGGATGCTAAAGAATTTGAGAATCTTGAAATTCTTGTTTCTGCCTGTTTTAAACAGCCGCAAGAAGAACCCGTATAA
- a CDS encoding glycoside hydrolase family 13 protein — protein sequence MNKKWWKEAAVYQVYWRSFYDSNGDGYGDLRGVMEKLDYIKNLGIDVIWLNPFYHSPDRDNGYDISDYYGIMKKAGDMAAFEELIGEIHHRGMKVIMDLVVNHTSDQHPWFLESSSSKNNPKRDWYIWKDPKDGREPNNWRSYFAPSCWEWDKTAGQYYYHSFAVEQPDLNWKNPELRQEIYKMMRFWLDKGIDGFRMDVINLLAKREDLSDAENPYDISYLANNPGIHDYLQEMHHEVLRHYDVMTVGEIPFVSPEDGLLYVDESRNELNTLFHFQVADEMPAWDMLRFKEIQTSWYAGLKQKGWNSQFLNNHDHTRQVTRYGNDGQYRIQSAKLLAAMIHTLPGTPYIYQGEEIGMTGVRFDSIEDYNDIAMKNKYHEEVSKGRDPQEVFESLLLLSRDNSRTPMQWNDSCQAGFTAGEPWIKVNPNYKKINVEAALKDQDSVFYFYKKLIELRKQNEVMVYGDYKDLLPDDEHLYVYTRSYNGVTWLIVLNHGDEKQTFNFDGFTSRELILSNYKSDTEKNEEVLLPHEARIYEIN from the coding sequence GTGAATAAAAAATGGTGGAAAGAAGCTGCAGTTTATCAAGTATACTGGCGAAGTTTTTATGATTCCAATGGTGACGGCTATGGTGATTTAAGAGGGGTAATGGAGAAGCTTGATTATATAAAGAATCTTGGGATTGATGTGATTTGGCTAAATCCATTCTATCATTCACCAGACCGTGATAATGGTTATGACATCTCAGATTACTATGGGATTATGAAAAAAGCCGGTGACATGGCGGCTTTTGAAGAGCTGATTGGTGAAATCCATCATCGCGGAATGAAGGTGATTATGGATCTGGTCGTGAACCATACTTCAGATCAGCATCCCTGGTTTTTGGAATCAAGCTCTTCCAAAAATAATCCGAAAAGAGATTGGTATATCTGGAAAGATCCAAAGGATGGAAGGGAGCCGAATAACTGGCGTTCCTATTTTGCCCCGTCCTGCTGGGAATGGGACAAAACTGCAGGACAATATTATTATCATTCCTTTGCTGTCGAGCAGCCGGATCTTAACTGGAAAAATCCCGAGCTCCGTCAGGAAATTTACAAAATGATGAGATTTTGGCTGGATAAAGGCATCGATGGGTTTCGAATGGATGTGATTAATTTATTGGCAAAAAGAGAAGATTTATCAGATGCAGAAAATCCATATGATATAAGTTATTTGGCCAATAACCCTGGTATCCATGACTATCTTCAGGAAATGCATCATGAAGTCCTTCGGCATTATGATGTGATGACAGTCGGCGAGATCCCGTTTGTTTCACCAGAAGATGGCCTGCTCTATGTGGATGAAAGCCGGAATGAACTGAACACATTATTCCATTTTCAAGTGGCAGATGAAATGCCGGCATGGGATATGCTCAGATTCAAGGAAATCCAAACAAGCTGGTATGCAGGCCTAAAGCAGAAAGGGTGGAATTCGCAATTCCTTAACAACCATGATCACACAAGGCAGGTTACCCGCTATGGAAATGATGGCCAGTATCGTATTCAGTCTGCAAAACTGTTGGCAGCAATGATTCATACATTGCCTGGAACTCCATATATCTATCAGGGCGAAGAAATTGGCATGACAGGTGTAAGATTTGATTCCATTGAAGACTACAATGACATTGCCATGAAAAACAAATATCATGAAGAAGTTTCAAAAGGGCGTGACCCCCAGGAGGTCTTTGAAAGCCTATTGCTCCTGAGCCGTGATAACTCCAGAACCCCGATGCAGTGGAATGACAGCTGCCAGGCCGGTTTTACAGCTGGCGAACCATGGATCAAAGTGAATCCGAATTATAAGAAAATCAACGTCGAAGCAGCTCTGAAGGATCAAGACTCCGTATTTTATTTCTACAAAAAGCTGATTGAATTAAGAAAACAAAACGAGGTAATGGTTTACGGGGATTATAAAGATCTATTGCCTGATGATGAACACTTATATGTATATACACGCTCCTATAATGGTGTAACCTGGCTGATCGTATTAAACCATGGTGATGAGAAGCAGACATTTAATTTTGATGGCTTTACAAGCCGGGAGCTGATTCTCTCTAATTACAAGAGTGACACTGAAAAAAATGAAGAAGTATTGCTTCCGCATGAAGCGAGAATTTATGAGATAAATTAA